Proteins encoded in a region of the Salinicoccus sp. RF5 genome:
- the rnc gene encoding ribonuclease III yields the protein MTFKEIEQRIRKDRHAQRGLEKFRGAFQSFTQRTGIAINDEGLYVQAFMHSSYINDLQMDKIYNNERLEFLGDAVLELMVSDYIYNRFQSLPEGDLTKLRANIVCEPSLVVFASKLEMQPLILLGRGEEKTGGRERPSIVSDTFEAFLGALYLDQGTDAAREFLERHVFPEVRDSDYNAVIDYKTGLQEKMHKTERKSVEYQLLEATGPSHDKTFVTGVFADGEMIGRGTGRSKKESEQKAAEDALSEMENREKR from the coding sequence ATGACATTCAAAGAAATTGAACAACGGATCAGAAAAGACAGGCATGCACAGCGCGGGCTCGAGAAATTCCGCGGGGCGTTCCAGTCGTTCACCCAAAGGACAGGGATAGCAATCAACGACGAGGGGCTGTATGTCCAGGCCTTCATGCACAGTTCGTATATAAATGATCTTCAGATGGACAAGATATACAACAACGAACGGCTGGAGTTCCTCGGGGATGCTGTACTAGAATTGATGGTTTCAGATTATATATACAATCGCTTCCAGAGCCTGCCGGAAGGCGACTTGACCAAGCTCAGGGCAAATATAGTATGTGAACCCTCACTTGTAGTATTCGCGTCAAAACTTGAAATGCAGCCGCTGATCCTGCTTGGCAGGGGCGAAGAGAAGACGGGCGGCAGGGAGCGGCCGTCGATCGTCTCCGACACATTTGAGGCCTTCCTCGGGGCACTCTACCTCGATCAGGGCACGGACGCAGCACGGGAGTTCCTTGAACGTCATGTGTTCCCGGAAGTGCGGGACAGTGACTATAATGCGGTCATCGACTACAAGACGGGGCTCCAGGAGAAGATGCACAAGACCGAGCGGAAGAGCGTGGAATATCAGCTGCTCGAAGCCACGGGACCAAGCCATGACAAGACATTCGTCACGGGCGTCTTTGCCGATGGCGAAATGATCGGCAGGGGCACCGGCCGATCCAAGAAGGAATCGGAGCAGAAGGCGGCAGAGGATGCACTGAGCGAAATGGAGAATAGGGAGAAGCGCTGA
- a CDS encoding acyl carrier protein gives MANNFDKVKDIIVDKLGIDEEKVTREASFKDDLGADSLDIAELVMELEDEFEMEIPDEEAEKINTVGDALDYIDKLEAK, from the coding sequence ATGGCAAATAACTTTGACAAAGTAAAAGACATCATCGTGGACAAACTTGGAATCGATGAAGAAAAAGTGACGAGAGAAGCATCTTTCAAGGATGACCTTGGTGCTGACTCCTTAGATATCGCTGAGCTTGTCATGGAACTTGAAGATGAGTTCGAAATGGAGATTCCTGATGAGGAAGCCGAGAAGATCAACACTGTCGGCGACGCTCTGGACTACATCGACAAACTGGAAGCGAAGTAA
- the fabG gene encoding 3-oxoacyl-[acyl-carrier-protein] reductase — protein MGSIALVTGASRGIGRSIALKLGKEGYTVIVNYSGSKDRAEAVVSEIEEAGGSAEAVQCQVQNFDEVKAMVKHITDTHGSIDLVVNNAGVTKDNLLMRMKEAEWDQVVDVNLKGTFNVTQNVARPMIRQKGGRIINISSIVGSLGNAGQTNYVASKAGIDGMTKSVARELAPKGITVNAVAPGFIESDMTDVLSDDVKSQMLAQIPLNHFGNTDDIAETVAFLASGSARYITGQTIHVNGGMYMG, from the coding sequence ATGGGTAGCATCGCACTGGTCACAGGTGCCTCACGCGGCATCGGCAGAAGTATCGCACTGAAACTCGGCAAAGAAGGATATACAGTCATCGTGAACTACTCCGGCTCGAAGGACAGGGCCGAAGCGGTCGTTTCTGAGATCGAGGAGGCGGGCGGCAGTGCAGAAGCAGTGCAGTGCCAGGTCCAGAACTTCGATGAAGTGAAGGCGATGGTCAAGCACATCACGGACACGCACGGTTCCATCGACCTCGTCGTCAACAATGCGGGTGTCACAAAGGACAACCTGCTGATGCGCATGAAGGAGGCGGAATGGGATCAGGTGGTCGACGTCAACCTCAAGGGGACGTTCAATGTCACCCAGAACGTCGCCCGTCCGATGATCCGCCAGAAGGGCGGCAGGATCATCAACATCTCAAGCATCGTCGGTTCCCTCGGCAATGCGGGCCAGACGAACTATGTCGCCTCCAAGGCTGGGATCGACGGCATGACGAAATCCGTAGCCAGGGAACTTGCACCGAAAGGCATCACAGTGAATGCAGTGGCTCCGGGATTCATCGAAAGTGACATGACGGATGTGCTGTCCGACGATGTGAAATCCCAGATGCTTGCACAGATTCCACTGAACCATTTCGGCAATACCGATGATATTGCAGAGACGGTGGCATTCCTTGCATCGGGGTCGGCACGCTACATCACCGGCCAGACGATTCATGTAAATGGTGGTATGTACATGGGCTAG
- the fabD gene encoding ACP S-malonyltransferase — MKKLILFPGQGAQYAGMAKDIYENSPEGRTLLDEVFMNVDFDLKSIMFEEDERLNQTEYTQPALFAHSLAVLAATGLKGDIVLGHSLGELPALVHAGVISVKDGVSIVAKRGELMSESTGGGMAAVIGMEYGALSELCESMSDQERKIQPANINAPDQIVVSGDRTLVDEFAAEAKAQGARRVMPLNVSGAFHSHLMEPAKAEFRKFIEDIPFNAPVIPVIQNVSAKAETDPETIKAQLIDQLTSPVRFVECIEAAAAAGVEEAVEVGPKKVLNGLVRKIDRSIKTSNIDTMEQVKEFTNG; from the coding sequence ATGAAGAAACTGATCCTATTTCCCGGGCAGGGTGCCCAATATGCCGGTATGGCAAAAGATATATATGAGAACTCTCCGGAAGGCCGCACGCTCCTCGATGAAGTATTCATGAATGTGGACTTCGACCTCAAGTCGATCATGTTCGAAGAGGATGAACGGCTGAACCAGACGGAATATACACAACCGGCGCTGTTCGCCCACAGTCTGGCGGTACTTGCCGCCACCGGACTGAAGGGCGACATCGTCCTCGGGCACAGCCTCGGCGAGCTTCCGGCACTCGTACATGCGGGCGTCATCAGCGTCAAGGACGGCGTCAGCATCGTTGCTAAACGCGGGGAACTGATGTCAGAGAGCACCGGCGGAGGCATGGCTGCCGTCATCGGCATGGAATATGGTGCACTGTCGGAACTGTGCGAATCCATGTCCGATCAAGAGCGGAAGATCCAGCCTGCGAACATCAATGCACCGGATCAGATCGTCGTTTCCGGCGACCGTACACTGGTTGATGAATTCGCCGCTGAGGCGAAGGCCCAGGGGGCAAGGCGGGTCATGCCGCTGAACGTTTCCGGGGCTTTCCACTCCCATCTGATGGAACCGGCAAAGGCGGAATTCAGGAAGTTCATCGAAGACATTCCGTTCAATGCACCGGTCATTCCGGTCATCCAGAATGTTTCCGCGAAGGCTGAGACGGATCCGGAAACGATCAAAGCCCAGCTGATCGATCAGCTGACAAGCCCGGTCCGCTTCGTCGAATGCATCGAAGCGGCTGCTGCTGCAGGCGTCGAAGAGGCGGTCGAAGTCGGCCCGAAGAAAGTATTGAACGGTCTGGTGAGAAAAATAGACCGCTCCATCAAGACTTCCAATATAGATACGATGGAGCAGGTAAAGGAGTTTACAAATGGGTAG
- the plsX gene encoding phosphate acyltransferase PlsX, which translates to MVKIAVDLMGGDNAPEEIEKGVLQAVEADADLEVLLFGLKGAYSGDHPRVEFIEVTEKIESEDDPVRSVRRKKDSSLVRACRAVKDGEADACVSAGNTGALMSAGLFVVGRIKGVERPAIATLLPTTGKKGMMLLDMGANAENKPQHLYQFAVMADLYMRENEGRSNPTIGLVNNGSEANKGSELTKETYKLLEESGLNFTGNFETREILSGKIDIAVTDGFTGNVILKTIEGTAMSLMGEVKNAFLKNAKNKLAALVLKKDVQSIRDLLDYRHYGGAPLLGLNGNVLKAHGSSDSVAIVSALKQAKRMAESDAITKIKERVGEA; encoded by the coding sequence ATGGTTAAAATTGCAGTCGATCTGATGGGCGGGGACAACGCACCGGAAGAAATCGAAAAGGGTGTACTTCAGGCAGTCGAAGCGGACGCAGACCTTGAAGTACTATTATTTGGTCTGAAGGGTGCATACTCGGGAGACCATCCACGCGTGGAGTTCATAGAAGTCACTGAAAAGATCGAATCGGAGGATGACCCCGTCCGTTCCGTCAGAAGGAAGAAGGACAGTTCACTCGTCCGGGCGTGCCGCGCAGTGAAGGACGGTGAGGCGGATGCCTGCGTTTCCGCTGGGAACACCGGTGCACTGATGAGTGCAGGCCTGTTCGTCGTCGGGCGCATCAAAGGCGTCGAACGGCCGGCGATCGCGACCCTGCTGCCGACCACCGGAAAGAAGGGCATGATGCTGCTTGATATGGGTGCAAATGCCGAGAACAAGCCGCAGCACCTCTACCAATTCGCAGTCATGGCAGACCTCTATATGAGGGAGAACGAGGGGCGGAGCAATCCGACCATCGGCCTGGTCAACAACGGCAGTGAGGCGAACAAGGGAAGCGAATTGACGAAGGAGACATACAAACTGCTGGAGGAGAGCGGATTGAACTTCACCGGCAACTTCGAGACGCGGGAAATACTGTCCGGCAAGATCGACATTGCGGTGACGGACGGATTCACCGGCAATGTCATCCTCAAGACGATCGAGGGGACGGCGATGTCACTGATGGGCGAAGTGAAGAACGCCTTCCTGAAGAATGCAAAGAACAAGCTGGCGGCACTGGTCCTGAAGAAGGATGTACAGTCCATCAGGGATCTTCTGGATTACCGCCATTATGGCGGGGCGCCGCTGCTCGGCCTCAACGGCAATGTGCTCAAGGCCCACGGGTCGAGCGACAGTGTGGCGATCGTGTCCGCACTGAAACAGGCAAAGCGCATGGCAGAATCCGATGCAATCACAAAGATTAAAGAGAGAGTGGGGGAAGCATGA
- the fapR gene encoding transcription factor FapR has product MAKYKKSERQELLLEKVSTDPFLTDERLAEMFDVSIQTIRLDRLELNIPELRERIKHVAREETDKIRSLSLQEVIGEIIDLELNHHALSLFIVEEGHVFQKNRIARGHYLFAQANSLCVAVIDEPLALTKSAQIEFIRPARLGDKVISKAVVEEMDGRIAVITVESKIEQRLVFKGRFEMYYTGEGEENG; this is encoded by the coding sequence ATGGCGAAATATAAAAAAAGTGAACGCCAGGAACTTCTGCTCGAGAAAGTGTCGACAGATCCTTTCCTGACAGATGAACGATTGGCCGAAATGTTTGATGTCAGCATACAGACGATCCGTCTCGACCGTCTGGAGTTGAACATCCCTGAACTGAGGGAGCGCATCAAACATGTGGCGCGTGAGGAGACGGATAAGATCAGGAGCCTCTCCCTGCAGGAAGTGATTGGTGAGATCATCGACCTGGAGCTCAACCACCATGCACTTTCCCTCTTCATCGTTGAAGAGGGCCACGTATTCCAGAAGAACAGGATCGCCCGCGGACACTACCTTTTCGCCCAGGCGAATTCCCTGTGTGTGGCTGTCATTGATGAACCGCTTGCACTGACGAAGTCGGCGCAGATAGAATTCATCAGACCGGCCAGGCTCGGGGACAAGGTGATTTCGAAGGCGGTCGTCGAAGAGATGGATGGCAGGATTGCCGTCATTACGGTCGAATCGAAAATAGAACAGCGCCTCGTATTCAAGGGGCGTTTTGAAATGTATTATACAGGTGAAGGTGAAGAGAATGGTTAA
- a CDS encoding sortase encodes MRHVLRISGGLLIAAGILLFFWQDIREIFIDRLNDRIISAYHDDSRPVEVNRLESVVTGVDQSASYDMEGVAGILRIASADIEEPVFSGPVTEEKLKSGLSFVDGTDHVDMQNIPIAGHRVEGAGIRFNHLDRAEVGDVVEFETMDGARSYEITDMFEVDPSQVEVMDQKADHPQQLTLITCEDYNPETLLFEKRLIVKATIIE; translated from the coding sequence ATGAGACATGTCCTGAGGATCTCCGGAGGCCTGCTGATTGCAGCAGGAATCCTGCTGTTCTTCTGGCAGGATATCCGGGAAATCTTCATCGACCGGTTGAATGACCGGATAATCAGCGCCTATCATGATGACAGCAGACCAGTCGAGGTGAACAGGCTGGAATCCGTCGTCACAGGCGTGGACCAGAGTGCATCGTATGACATGGAAGGTGTGGCAGGAATCCTCAGGATCGCCTCCGCCGACATAGAGGAGCCGGTGTTTTCGGGACCGGTGACTGAAGAGAAGCTGAAGAGCGGACTGTCGTTCGTCGACGGTACCGATCATGTGGATATGCAGAACATTCCGATCGCGGGCCACAGGGTCGAAGGCGCGGGCATACGCTTCAACCATCTTGACCGGGCTGAAGTTGGAGATGTCGTGGAGTTTGAAACCATGGATGGAGCGCGCAGTTACGAAATCACCGACATGTTCGAAGTGGATCCCTCACAAGTCGAAGTGATGGACCAGAAGGCGGACCACCCCCAGCAGCTGACGCTGATCACATGCGAAGACTACAATCCAGAAACGCTGCTTTTTGAAAAGCGTCTGATTGTGAAGGCGACGATAATCGAATAG
- the recG gene encoding ATP-dependent DNA helicase RecG, with amino-acid sequence MYQVITPPTPIEDLKGVGPKLRDKLLELDIKDVNDVVFTLPSGHENLTVMDLREAAHNDKVTVAGTVQTEPALAYFRGGKNRLTVFMEINGMYVKVVFFNQPYLKDKLKVGETAKVSGKFQRHKLEINAQRLIYDDSGGYRVKYTLGGVMHSKTFSKLVAQVFENAIFNYDLPEDLKRKYRLLSIREALWRLHFPGNPHDINEARRTIKFYELFIFQLQLMEKRRRERVRNERYIVDYDVGALRTFIDTLPFELTDDQKRSVNEICRDLKQNVSMHRLLQGDVGSGKTIVAGIASYAVKTIGEQTALMVPTEVLANQHFQSFLEIFDGLLNIAKLTGNTSKKEKAGILAALRSGEIDLVIGTHALIEDDVAFNRLSLIITDEQHRFGVNQRKRLNDRAYRKNVLYMTATPIPRTLSITTFGDMDISIIKEMPKGRKPVETYWRRFEETDEVLDALEAEMKKGHNAYIVAPLIEESETLDLKNVQEIFQMFTDRFGEENVELVHGRMKPDEKEAGMRRFESHEKPVLVSTTVIEVGINVPNATFMVIFNAERFGLSTLHQLRGRVGRSDKQSYCVLISDPKTENAKLRMDIMTSTTDGFELSERDLEMRGPGDYFGVRQSGLPQFKVADLAEDYRVLEHARMSAIEYSAKMEGDR; translated from the coding sequence ATGTATCAGGTGATCACACCGCCGACCCCCATCGAAGATTTGAAGGGAGTCGGCCCGAAGCTGCGGGATAAGCTCCTTGAGCTGGACATCAAGGATGTGAACGATGTCGTATTCACCCTACCGAGCGGACATGAAAATCTGACCGTCATGGATCTCAGGGAAGCTGCCCACAATGATAAGGTCACAGTGGCCGGGACCGTCCAGACGGAACCGGCACTCGCCTACTTCAGGGGCGGGAAGAACCGCCTGACGGTCTTCATGGAGATCAACGGCATGTACGTCAAGGTTGTCTTCTTCAATCAGCCCTATCTGAAGGATAAGCTGAAGGTGGGGGAGACGGCCAAGGTTTCAGGAAAGTTCCAACGGCATAAGCTTGAAATCAATGCCCAGCGGCTCATCTATGACGATTCGGGCGGTTACCGGGTGAAGTATACCCTCGGCGGCGTCATGCATTCCAAGACGTTCAGCAAGCTTGTGGCCCAGGTGTTCGAGAACGCCATCTTCAATTATGACCTACCCGAGGACCTGAAGAGGAAATACCGCCTGCTGTCGATACGCGAGGCACTCTGGAGGCTCCATTTTCCAGGGAATCCCCATGACATCAATGAGGCGCGCCGGACGATCAAGTTCTATGAGCTTTTCATCTTCCAGCTCCAGCTGATGGAGAAGCGCAGGCGTGAGCGTGTAAGGAATGAACGGTATATCGTGGACTATGATGTCGGTGCACTCCGCACTTTCATCGACACGCTGCCGTTCGAACTGACGGACGATCAGAAGCGGAGTGTGAATGAGATATGCCGGGACCTCAAGCAGAATGTTTCCATGCATCGTCTCCTGCAGGGGGATGTCGGCAGCGGCAAGACGATCGTTGCCGGAATCGCAAGCTATGCGGTGAAGACGATAGGTGAACAGACGGCACTCATGGTGCCGACTGAGGTGCTGGCCAACCAGCACTTCCAGTCCTTCCTGGAAATATTCGACGGGCTCCTGAACATTGCCAAATTGACCGGCAACACATCGAAGAAGGAGAAGGCCGGCATACTTGCAGCGCTCCGGTCGGGGGAGATCGACCTGGTCATCGGAACCCATGCGCTGATCGAGGACGATGTCGCCTTCAACCGGCTATCCCTCATCATCACGGACGAACAGCACCGCTTCGGCGTCAACCAGCGGAAGCGCCTGAACGACCGGGCGTACAGGAAGAATGTACTCTACATGACCGCGACGCCGATCCCCCGGACCCTTTCCATCACCACATTCGGGGACATGGACATTTCCATCATCAAGGAGATGCCGAAGGGGCGTAAACCGGTGGAGACATACTGGCGCCGCTTCGAGGAGACGGATGAAGTGCTCGATGCACTGGAGGCCGAAATGAAGAAAGGGCACAATGCCTACATCGTGGCACCGCTGATAGAGGAGTCGGAGACGCTCGACCTGAAGAATGTCCAGGAGATCTTCCAGATGTTCACCGACCGCTTCGGGGAGGAGAATGTCGAACTGGTACATGGGCGCATGAAGCCCGATGAGAAGGAAGCCGGCATGCGCCGGTTCGAATCGCATGAGAAGCCTGTGCTCGTATCGACGACGGTCATAGAAGTGGGCATCAATGTGCCGAATGCCACATTCATGGTCATATTCAATGCCGAGCGCTTCGGCCTCTCGACACTCCATCAGCTGAGAGGGAGGGTCGGTCGGAGCGACAAGCAGAGCTACTGCGTCCTGATCAGCGACCCGAAGACCGAGAATGCAAAACTCCGTATGGACATCATGACGAGTACGACGGATGGCTTCGAACTGAGCGAACGGGATCTTGAAATGCGTGGTCCCGGAGATTACTTCGGCGTCCGCCAGAGCGGGCTTCCGCAATTCAAGGTAGCGGATCTGGCCGAAGATTACCGGGTGCTTGAGCATGCCAGGATGAGCGCGATAGAATACAGTGCAAAAATGGAGGGTGACCGATGA
- the sdaAA gene encoding L-serine ammonia-lyase, iron-sulfur-dependent, subunit alpha, translating into MFKSIQELIEKAAAEDKAISDVMIEQEVAVTGRSYLDIYKDMERNLEVMESAVEEGIGGVESTTGLTGMDAVKMKKYIDSGKGLSGELTLYAIAHAVSTNEVNAAMGKICATPTAGSAGVVPGVLFAMREKHDISREEMVKFLFTSGAFGFVVANNASISGAAGGCQAEVGSASAMAAAALVEMAGGTPEMSAHGFAIALKNMLGLVCDPVAGLVEVPCVKRNAAGASNALTAADMALAGIESRIPADEVVEAMYKIGLTMPSALRETGRGGLAGTPTGERIKAELFGEQ; encoded by the coding sequence ATGTTTAAGAGTATTCAGGAACTGATAGAGAAGGCGGCAGCAGAGGACAAGGCGATTTCAGATGTGATGATCGAACAGGAAGTGGCGGTTACAGGCAGATCCTACCTCGATATCTACAAGGACATGGAGCGGAACCTCGAAGTCATGGAATCCGCCGTTGAAGAAGGTATCGGCGGGGTGGAGAGCACCACCGGACTGACTGGCATGGATGCCGTCAAGATGAAGAAATACATCGACAGCGGCAAAGGACTGAGCGGTGAACTGACCCTGTACGCAATCGCCCATGCAGTCAGTACGAACGAAGTAAACGCAGCGATGGGGAAAATATGTGCAACACCGACTGCGGGGTCGGCAGGCGTCGTACCCGGCGTCCTGTTCGCAATGCGCGAAAAGCATGACATCTCCCGTGAAGAGATGGTGAAGTTCCTCTTCACTTCAGGCGCCTTCGGTTTTGTCGTGGCGAATAATGCAAGCATTTCCGGTGCAGCCGGCGGATGCCAGGCAGAAGTCGGAAGCGCGAGCGCAATGGCTGCTGCGGCCCTGGTCGAGATGGCCGGAGGTACGCCGGAAATGAGTGCCCACGGCTTTGCGATCGCCCTCAAGAATATGCTCGGGCTCGTCTGTGACCCTGTGGCGGGACTTGTGGAAGTGCCATGTGTAAAAAGGAATGCGGCCGGTGCGAGCAATGCGCTGACGGCGGCAGACATGGCACTGGCCGGCATCGAATCCAGGATTCCTGCAGACGAAGTGGTCGAGGCGATGTACAAGATCGGTCTGACGATGCCTTCTGCACTCAGGGAGACCGGACGCGGCGGACTTGCCGGCACACCGACAGGGGAGCGCATCAAGGCCGAGCTGTTCGGTGAACAGTAA
- the sdaAB gene encoding L-serine ammonia-lyase, iron-sulfur-dependent subunit beta — MKYKSVFDIIGPVMVGPSSSHTAGAARIGLLARSLFGGQPDHVDIYLYGSFKDTYKGHGTDVALVGGLLGFDTDDDRIITAEALAKEASMQYQFIEMEEERSHPNTALLHLVKGREQLTVEGISIGGGKIEVVSINDYPIALSGNYPALLVFHKDTFGTIARVTTILGNNEINVSQMNVARKEKGDIALMTIELDEAIDEAVIEEVRAADGVDRVIEMKES; from the coding sequence ATGAAGTATAAAAGTGTATTCGATATCATCGGACCGGTGATGGTCGGCCCTTCCTCTTCACATACGGCAGGGGCGGCAAGGATCGGACTGCTTGCACGCAGCCTGTTCGGCGGACAGCCGGACCATGTGGACATATATCTGTATGGATCCTTCAAAGATACATACAAAGGGCACGGGACAGATGTAGCACTCGTCGGAGGCCTGCTCGGCTTCGACACGGATGACGACAGGATCATCACTGCAGAAGCACTTGCGAAGGAGGCCTCCATGCAGTACCAGTTCATAGAAATGGAGGAGGAGCGCTCCCATCCGAACACTGCACTCCTGCATCTGGTGAAGGGCAGAGAACAGTTGACGGTCGAAGGCATTTCAATCGGTGGCGGCAAGATCGAAGTAGTCAGCATCAACGACTATCCGATTGCCCTATCCGGAAACTATCCCGCGCTTCTTGTATTCCACAAGGATACATTCGGTACGATCGCCAGGGTGACGACCATACTCGGAAACAATGAGATCAACGTCAGTCAGATGAATGTGGCCCGTAAGGAGAAGGGCGACATTGCCCTGATGACGATAGAGCTCGATGAGGCAATCGACGAGGCAGTGATAGAGGAAGTGCGCGCGGCAGATGGTGTGGACAGAGTAATCGAAATGAAGGAAAGCTAG
- a CDS encoding DAK2 domain-containing protein, translating into MDKIDGKMFRNMILSGAENLRQHAEYVDSLNVFPVPDGDTGTNMNLSMTSGANEVEGREDAHIGTVGRHFSKGLLMGARGNSGVILSQLFRGFSKAIEEQDEIGAEEFSSAFEAGVKTAYKAVMKPVEGTILTVAKDSAERARQAAGNETSIISIMEAVIEEAEASLERTPDLLPVLKEVGVVDSGGQGLVYVYKGFLSALKGEALETAAKPAGTDTFVNDAHEFDEFMSAEDIEYGFCTEFMVRLEGDKREFDEDAFRQDMSAFGDSLLVISDDEIAKVHVHTETPGEAMTYGSTYGELIKMKIENMREQFREIQEKKDASAGGQQEKQSYDTAIITVSSGAGINELFRSIGATHIINGGQTMNPSTEDILRTIEGEDVKQVIILPNNKNIIMAAEQARDMLDIPAVVIPTRSIPEGLSSLLVYSPDEALGQVKEAMEASLEHVRTGQVTYAVRDTKIDSIEIKKNQHMGIKDGKIIGADDSREATLKQLIESMLDEESEIVTVLIGEEGDAEEVERIISSIEPAYDEVEFEVHEGQQPVYSYLLSVE; encoded by the coding sequence ATGGATAAGATAGATGGAAAAATGTTTAGGAATATGATTTTAAGCGGGGCCGAAAACCTTCGGCAGCATGCTGAATATGTGGATTCATTGAATGTCTTCCCTGTCCCTGATGGTGACACGGGCACGAACATGAACCTTTCCATGACTTCAGGGGCAAATGAAGTCGAAGGCAGGGAGGACGCGCACATCGGTACGGTGGGCAGGCATTTCTCAAAAGGCCTGTTGATGGGCGCGCGCGGCAATTCGGGCGTCATACTCTCCCAGCTTTTCAGGGGATTCTCCAAAGCAATCGAAGAACAGGATGAAATCGGTGCGGAAGAATTCTCCTCTGCCTTTGAGGCCGGAGTGAAGACGGCCTACAAGGCAGTGATGAAACCCGTCGAAGGAACGATACTGACAGTGGCCAAGGATTCTGCAGAGCGGGCTCGGCAAGCTGCCGGAAACGAAACTTCCATCATCTCCATCATGGAAGCGGTCATCGAAGAGGCGGAAGCCTCCCTTGAGCGGACGCCGGATCTGCTTCCTGTGCTAAAGGAGGTCGGCGTGGTCGATTCAGGCGGTCAGGGACTCGTCTATGTCTATAAGGGATTCCTTTCCGCATTGAAGGGCGAAGCGCTTGAAACAGCAGCCAAGCCGGCCGGAACGGATACCTTCGTCAATGATGCCCATGAATTCGATGAATTCATGTCGGCAGAAGACATCGAGTACGGCTTCTGTACAGAATTCATGGTACGCCTTGAAGGGGACAAGCGGGAATTCGACGAAGATGCCTTCCGTCAGGACATGAGCGCATTCGGGGACTCCCTCCTGGTCATCTCGGACGATGAGATCGCCAAAGTGCATGTGCATACCGAGACTCCCGGGGAAGCGATGACATACGGTTCGACGTATGGTGAACTGATCAAGATGAAGATCGAGAACATGCGTGAACAGTTCAGGGAAATACAGGAGAAGAAGGATGCATCTGCAGGTGGACAGCAGGAAAAGCAATCCTATGACACCGCCATCATCACCGTCTCATCCGGTGCAGGCATCAATGAACTCTTCAGGAGCATCGGTGCAACGCACATCATCAATGGAGGACAGACGATGAATCCATCGACGGAGGATATACTCCGCACCATTGAAGGTGAAGATGTGAAGCAGGTGATCATCCTGCCGAACAACAAGAACATCATCATGGCGGCTGAGCAGGCCCGGGATATGCTTGACATCCCGGCTGTGGTCATTCCGACGCGTTCCATACCGGAAGGATTGTCGAGCCTGCTCGTATATTCTCCGGATGAAGCACTCGGTCAGGTCAAAGAGGCGATGGAAGCCTCCCTCGAGCATGTAAGGACCGGCCAGGTCACATATGCGGTGCGGGATACGAAGATAGACAGCATTGAAATAAAGAAAAACCAGCATATGGGCATCAAAGATGGTAAAATAATCGGAGCGGACGATTCCCGCGAGGCAACATTGAAGCAACTGATAGAATCAATGCTGGATGAGGAATCTGAAATCGTGACTGTATTGATTGGTGAGGAAGGCGACGCTGAGGAAGTGGAGCGCATCATCTCATCAATCGAACCGGCATATGATGAAGTTGAATTTGAAGTTCATGAGGGACAGCAGCCGGTGTATAGTTATCTACTATCTGTAGAATAG
- a CDS encoding Asp23/Gls24 family envelope stress response protein, which yields MALEIKNELGSIDIAMDVIANIAGGAVAESYGVVGMASKHQVRDGFAELLGKENYARGVIVENNEGNIDIDLYIIVGYGIKISEVATNLQSTVKYKLEKTLGLNIKSVNIHVQGVRIINTED from the coding sequence ATGGCTCTTGAAATTAAAAATGAATTGGGAAGCATCGATATCGCGATGGATGTCATCGCAAATATCGCCGGTGGTGCCGTGGCGGAAAGCTACGGTGTGGTCGGCATGGCCTCAAAGCATCAAGTACGGGACGGCTTTGCCGAACTGCTCGGCAAGGAGAACTATGCACGTGGCGTCATCGTCGAAAACAATGAGGGCAATATCGATATCGACCTTTATATCATCGTCGGCTATGGAATAAAGATATCAGAAGTGGCGACGAATCTGCAATCAACTGTGAAATACAAACTGGAAAAGACACTTGGACTCAACATAAAATCTGTAAACATACATGTCCAAGGGGTCAGAATCATCAATACCGAGGACTGA
- the rpmB gene encoding 50S ribosomal protein L28, producing MAKECFFTGRKAASGNNRSHAMNANKRKFGANLQKVRVMVNGKPQKVWVSARALKSGKVERV from the coding sequence ATGGCTAAAGAATGCTTTTTCACTGGTCGCAAAGCGGCTTCAGGCAACAACCGTTCACACGCGATGAATGCTAACAAAAGAAAATTCGGTGCGAACCTCCAGAAAGTAAGAGTAATGGTTAACGGCAAACCGCAAAAAGTTTGGGTTTCAGCACGTGCCCTCAAATCGGGCAAAGTTGAACGCGTCTAA